The following coding sequences lie in one Struthio camelus isolate bStrCam1 chromosome 32, bStrCam1.hap1, whole genome shotgun sequence genomic window:
- the LOC138063586 gene encoding proteoglycan 4-like, protein MGGCFTAPWATALCVLLATCATHVVSLTESALLSRSMTFMATMSTGTAKMSPTMALMATWILEMTTSSPSRELVATMSPKPATEALMSSGPATTSPEPAMTSSELGMATSEPVTTSPELATTSPKPATTSSEPATTSPEPATTSSEPATTSPKPATTSPEPATTSHELAMTSSEPATTSPQPATTSPEPATTSHELAMTSSEPATTSPQPATTSPEPATTSPEPAMTSSELATTSPEPTTTSPELATTSYKPALVATMSPRKHLVDAASPTELRELLTVAASSEQAMKPWLPVVVAMVALVVVVAAVAVLAWRCWERAHSGSTSFRPWAGPAQLPEEEQAVAEPLVATVATGQQVATLSTFRTSGSRPCSVAMEELPGPEEQPLAPANGEAPGDPGARDMSPI, encoded by the coding sequence ATGGGGGGCTGCTTCACGGCCCCCTGGGCCACCGCCCTCTGTGTCCTCCTGGCCACCTGTGCCACCCACGTGGTCTCCCTGACCGAGAGCGCCCTGCTGAGCCGCAGCATGACCTTCATGGCCACCATGAGCACTGGGACGGCCAAGATGAGCCCTACGATGGCCCTGATGGCCACATGGATCCTTGAGATGACCACCTCGAGCCCCAGCAGGGAGCTGGTGGCCACAATGAGCCCCAAACCGGCCACAGAGGCCCTCATGAGCTCaggacctgccaccaccagcccCGAACCGGCCATGACCAGCTCTGAACTGGGCATGGCCACCTCTGAACCGGTCACCACTAGCCCCGAACTGGCCACGACCAGCCCCAAACCGGCCACGACCAGCTCCGAACCAGCCACCACTAGTCCCGAACCGGCCACGACCAGCTCTGAACCGGCCACCACTAGCCCCAAACCGGCCACGACCAGCCCTGAACCGGCCACCACTAGCCACGAACTGGCCATGACCAGCTCCGAACCGGCCACCACTAGCCCCCAACCGGCCACGACCAGCCCTGAACCGGCCACCACTAGCCACGAACTGGCCATGACCAGCTCCGAACCGGCCACCACTAGCCCCCAACCGGCCACAACCAGCCCTGAACCGGCCACCACTAGTCCCGAACCAGCCATGACCAGCTCTGAACTGGCCACCACTAGCCCCGAACCGACCACCACCAGCCCCGAACTGGCCACCACCAGCTACAAGCCAGCCTTGGTGGCCACCATGAGCCCCAGGAAGCACCTGGTGGACGCGGCATCACCGACGGAGCTCCGCGAGCTGTTGACGGTGGCAGCGAGCTCCGAGCAGGCCATGAAGCCGTGGCTACCTgtggtggtggccatggtggccttggtggtggtggtggcggcagtgGCAGTGCTGGCCTGGCGGTGCTGGGAACGAGCCCACTCGGGGTCCACGTCGTTCAGAccctgggccgggccggcccagctgcccgaggaggagcaggcggTGGCCGAGCCGCTGGTGGCCACGGTGGCCACGGGGCAGCAGGTGGCCACGCTCAGCACCTTCCGCACCTCCGGGTCCCGGCCCTGCTCGGTGGCCATGGAGGAGCTGCCGGGCCCCGAGGAGCAGCCGTTGGCTCCTGCCAACGGCGaggccccaggggacccaggcgcccgggacATGTCCCCCATCTAA